In Candidatus Poribacteria bacterium, one DNA window encodes the following:
- a CDS encoding sulfatase-like hydrolase/transferase produces MAKQPNIIFLMTDQQRFDTVGALGNPITQTPGLDRLVREGTSFTSAYCPSAVCVASRCSFLLGQWPHQTECTSNSAMPQDRVSVMELLNEAGYQTHGIGKMHFTPQGRKMWGFETRDYSEEGPGPDDFTEFLGENGYDHIVAPHGERSEYYYIPQPSQLPARLHHTQWVGDRTLQFLSQRDASRPFLCWSSFIKPHPPFESPVPWNRLYRTVEMPLPFLPPDYEHLHTYWNRHQNRYKYRDQGRDMNLLRTMRAAYYAAISFIDYQVGRILEYLESEGELDNTLILYTSDHGELLGDYDCYGKRSFLDAAARIPLLVRYPERFATNTQCDVPTSLVDVLPTSLGAAGLSPESDRSGMDLADIATGRAQRDAIVGQLGQESTGLYMLLTDEYKYIYSAADRQEWLFRRLPGRLDERSLVGNPAYGRILNDYRKRLIEWLRDDGYELPLDGDNWREFPPPAELENPDAGQLFQDGRSVSDQLPPGYSPHIDPLRPPKE; encoded by the coding sequence ATGGCAAAACAACCAAATATCATTTTCCTCATGACGGATCAGCAGCGTTTTGATACCGTTGGCGCACTTGGAAATCCAATTACTCAGACACCGGGATTAGATCGTCTTGTTCGGGAGGGCACAAGTTTTACGTCGGCGTATTGCCCGTCTGCTGTGTGCGTGGCATCCCGTTGTAGTTTCCTGCTCGGGCAGTGGCCACATCAGACAGAATGTACGAGCAATTCCGCAATGCCCCAAGATCGCGTTTCAGTGATGGAGCTGCTCAATGAAGCAGGCTACCAGACGCACGGTATCGGTAAGATGCATTTCACACCACAAGGACGCAAAATGTGGGGGTTTGAAACGCGAGACTATTCCGAGGAGGGTCCCGGTCCCGATGATTTTACGGAGTTTCTGGGTGAAAACGGCTATGACCATATCGTTGCACCACACGGCGAGCGGAGTGAATACTATTATATTCCGCAACCCTCACAGCTGCCTGCGCGGTTGCACCACACGCAGTGGGTAGGGGACAGAACCCTCCAATTCCTATCTCAGCGCGATGCGAGTCGTCCCTTTTTGTGTTGGAGCAGTTTTATCAAACCGCATCCGCCATTTGAATCACCAGTGCCGTGGAATCGGCTCTATCGCACAGTCGAAATGCCGCTTCCATTCCTGCCACCAGATTATGAGCATCTACATACCTATTGGAACCGACATCAAAATCGCTATAAATACCGTGACCAAGGGCGGGATATGAATCTTCTCCGCACGATGCGGGCGGCTTACTATGCAGCCATCTCTTTCATCGATTATCAGGTGGGTCGAATTCTTGAGTATCTTGAATCGGAAGGTGAACTTGATAACACGCTAATTTTATACACCTCCGACCACGGTGAATTGCTCGGCGACTATGATTGCTACGGGAAACGCTCTTTCCTTGACGCTGCTGCCCGGATTCCGCTGCTCGTCCGTTATCCAGAACGTTTCGCTACAAACACCCAATGCGACGTTCCAACGAGTCTTGTTGATGTACTGCCAACAAGTCTTGGTGCAGCGGGGCTATCGCCGGAATCAGATCGGAGCGGTATGGATCTTGCGGATATTGCCACCGGACGCGCACAACGGGATGCAATCGTTGGGCAATTGGGACAGGAGAGCACAGGGTTGTATATGCTCTTGACCGATGAATACAAATACATCTACTCCGCCGCTGATCGGCAGGAATGGCTCTTCAGGCGTTTGCCGGGCAGACTTGATGAACGAAGTCTCGTTGGCAATCCTGCTTATGGTAGAATTCTCAACGACTATCGGAAACGCTTGATTGAATGGCTCCGCGATGACGGCTATGAATTACCGCTTGATGGCGATAACTGGCGCGAATTCCCTCCACCTGCTGAACTTGAGAATCCGGATGCAGGTCAGCTTTTCCAAGATGGACGTTCCGTGAGTGATCAGTTGCCACCAGGGTATTCGCCGCATATTGATCCCTTGAGACCACCAAAGGAATAA